ACCTGCCCCAGGCCCAGGGTATCCACCACCTGCTGCAAAAAGTTCAGCCGTTTCTGCAGGGAATCGATCAGGGTCACCCGCATTCCCGGATCATAGATCTTCAGGGGCAGGCCGGGAAAGCCGGCCCCGGTGCCCACGTCCACGATGGTATGATTATGGAACTTCTCTTTGTTGTACACCAGCAGAGAGTCCACCATGTGCTTGACGGCCACTTCGTCCGGATCGGTGATGGCCGTCAGGTTCAGGCTCTTGTTCGTCTCCAGCAGCAGGTCCGCATAGGTTCCGAACTGGTCCAGCTGGGTCTCCGTCAGAGAATAGCCGGCTGCCTGCGCCGCCTGCTCCAGTGTCTCGCGAAAGCTCATGCCTGTTCCTCCTTCCGCCGCCGGGCCTCCAGATAAATCATCAGCACGCTGATATCCGCCGGGGACACTCCGGAGATCCGGCTGGCCTGGCCGATGGACACAGGCCGCTGTTTGCTCAGTTTCTCCATGGCTTCCGAAGACAGTTCATGGAGCTGGGTGTAATCCAGGTCATCGGGCAGCAGTTTGTCTTCCAGTTTCAGGGCCCGGGCCACTTCCTGCTTCTGCTTTTCGATGTATCCCTGGTACTTCACCTGCACATCCACCTGTTCCGCCGCATCCACCGGCAGTTTCTCCAGGTCGAAGGCCTCCGCCAGTTTCTCGTAGGTCACTTCCGGCCGCCGCAGCAATTCCAGTACATTGATGGAGCTGCGCAGGGGCGTGGACCCCATGGCCACGATCTTCTGCTGGTTCTCGTCATTGGGGGCCAGGTTCATTTTGGACAGGTTGAACAGGGTCCGTTGGATAATGTCCCGTTTCTTCGTAAAGGCTTCGTACCGGTCGTCAGACACCAGTCCCACGTCCCGGCCCTTCTGGGTCAGCCGCAGGTCCGCGTTGTCCTGGCGCAGCAGCAGCCGGTATTCCGCCCGGCTGGTCATCATCCGGTAGGGTTCACTGGTGCCCTTGGTCACCAGATCGTCGATGAGCACCCCGATATAGGCATCGCTCCGTTTCAGGATCAGAGGCTTCTTCCCCTGAAGCTTCAGGGCCGCATTGATCCCTGCCATCAGACCCTGGGCCGCCGCTTCCTCGTACCCGCTGGTGCCGTTGGCCTGGCCGGCGCTGAACAGGCCGCTGATCTCTTTGTGTTCCAGGTTGGCCTTCAGTTGCAGGGGATCCAGGCAGTCGTATTCGATGGCATAGCCTGCCCGCATCATCTTACAGTGTTCCAGGCCGGGGATGGTCTGCATGAACGCCACCTGGATCTCCGCCGGCAGGGAAGAACTCATACCCTGTACGTACACTTCATTGGTGCGCAGCCCTTCCGGTTCCAGGAACAGCTGGTGCCGGTTTTTGTCGGCGAACCGGATGATCTTGGATTCGATGCTGGGACAGTACCGGGGCCCCACCCCTTCGATGGTCCCATTGTACATGCAGCTCCGGTCCAGGTTGTCCCGGATGATCTTATGGGTACGGGGGTTGGTATAGGTCAGGTAGCAGGGCACCTGCAACCGTGTGGTAATGTTGCTCATGAAGGAAAAATTCCGCACCCGTTCATCCCCGTACTGGGGTTCCATCCTGGTGTAGTCCAGGGTCCGGGCATCCACCCGGGCAGGGGTCCCGGTCTTGAACCGCATGAGCGAAAGACCCGCTTCCTGCAGGGAACCGGTCAGCTTCATGGCCGAGCGCTGGCCGATGGGGCCGGACATATAGGCCACTTCCCCGTAGAGGATCTTGCCCCGCAGGTATGTCCCCGTACACAGGATCACACAGTCCGCCTGGAACACTTCACCGGTTTCCGCCTCCACCCCCTGGACGGCGCCGTTTTTGATCAGCAGCTTGTCGATCATCAGCTGCTTTACATCCAGGTTGTCCGTGTTCTCTACGATTTCTTTCATGATGGTATGATACAGGGGTTTGTCCGCCTGGGCCCGCAGGGCCTGCACCGCATAGCCCTTGCCCGTGTTCAGCATCCGCATCTGGATGCAGGCCTCATCGGCCGCGATCCCCATCTGGCCTCCCAGGGCATCGATTTCCCGCACCAGATGCCCCTTGGCCGGTCCGCCCACAGAGGGGTTACAGGGCATCAGGGCAATGTTATCCATGGACAGGGTGGCCAAAAGGGTCTTCTGTCCCATCCGGGCCGCTGCCAGAGCAGCCTCACAGCCTGCATGGCCGGCGCCAACAACAACCACATCATAATGATCCACAACGATCATGTTCTTTTTCCTCCACACTTACTTGCCCACACAGAACTGGGCAAAGATTTCATCGATGATTTCGTCCGGCACGTCTTCCCCGGTGATTTCCCCCAGGTCGTGGAGGGCTTCCGTCAGGTCGATGGTCAGGCAATCATAGGGCAGGTGGGCCCGGGCCCCTTTCAGGGCATCCTCCACACTCCGGAGTGCTGTTTCCAGCAGCCGCTGCTGCCTTGCATTCTGGGTCATGCCGGAACTTTCGCTGTCGCTGCCTTCCCCGTACACAAACTCCTGTAGCCAGTGGGCCACCTGGTCCATACCCTCTCCGGTCTTCACCGAAAGGACAATCACATTCTTCTTTCCGCAGGCATCCTCCAGGGCCTTTGTATCCACGGCCAGCGGCAGGTCCGCCTTATTCACCAGGACCAGTTTGGGCCGATTCTTCAGACTCTCCAGCAGCGCCCGGTCTTCCTCACCCAGAGGCCGGGAACCGTCCAGTACCACCAGGGCCAGCTGGGCATCCTCCAGGGCCGCCCTGGACCGCTCCACCCCGATCTTTTCCACGTAATCCTCCGTATCCCGCAGGCCTGCCGTGTCCGTAAGGACCAGGGGGATCCCGCTGATGGTCATCTGTTCCTCGATCACGTCCCGGGTGGTGCCGGGAATGTTGGAGACGATGGCCCGGTCCGCCTGGAGCAGGCTGTTCAGCAGGCTGGATTTGCCCACGTTGGGCCGTCCCACGATGGCCGTACGCAGGCCTTCCCGCAGGATCCGTCCCGTACTTCCCTGGCGCACCAGCCTTTCCACGGCATCCCGGCCTTCCGTCAGCACCTGGATGGCCCTGTCATAGGTCACTTCTTCGATATCCTCCTCCGGATAGTCGATGACGGCCTCCAGCTGCACCACCAGATCCCGCAGCTTTTTCCGCAGGTCCTTCACCTTCCGGGACAGCCCCCCTTCGTGGCCCCGATTGGCGGCCACCAGGGCCCGTTTGCTCCGGGCATTGATGATGTCCATGACGCTTTCTGCTTCTGCCAGATCCAGCCGGCCGTTCAGGAAAGCCCGTTTGGTGAATTCGCCGGGCTCCGCCGGCCGGGCCCCTGCCCTGTAGGTCAGGGACAGGATTTCCTGCAGGGCCTGCCGCCCGCCATGGCACTGGATCTCGCACACATCTTCCCCGGTATAGGAATGGGGCCCGGGCATATAGACAGCCAGTACCTCGTCCACCACCTGGCCCTTTTCGTCCAGGATGTGTCCGTACAGCAGTTTCCGGGCATTGTCCGGACCGGGCTTCTCCCGCCCGGTGAACAGTCTGTCCGTAATGGCAAGGCTTTCCGGACCGCTGAGCCGGATCACCCCGATGGAGCCCACCCCCAGGGCAGTGGCGATGGCACTGATGGTATCCTCAAGAATGTCCATGATTCCCTCCCAAAAAACAAAAACAGCTCCGAACAAAAGTGTCCGGAGCTGCATCAGTCTATGTCATTTCAAATCGATGACCACTTTGCGGTAGGGTTCCTCCCCTTCGCTGTAGGTGGTAATCGCCGGATCGTTCTGCAGGCTCATGTGGACGATCTTCCGTTCGTAAGGATTCATCGGTTCCAGCATGGCTTTCTTATGCGTCCGTCTGACCCGGTCTGCCAGGTTCTTCGCCAGCCGTTCCAGGGTCTGGCGCCGGCGTTCCCGGTAGTTTTCCGCATCCAGGATGACCCGGTTCCAGGTCTTGCGCCCCTTGTTCCCGGCCAGGTTGGTCAGGTACTGGAGGGCATCCAGGGTCTGGCCATGCTTGCCGATCAGCACGCCGATTCCCTCGCCGTGGATCTTCAGCACCACTTCACCTTCCCTGCGGTTGATGAATTTCTCGATGATCAGGTCCATGCCCATGGCCCCAAAGATCTTTTCCAGGAATTCCCTGGCAGCAGCCCCTGTGGCCACCAGATCGGCCTCCCGGTCTTCGGCCGGTTCCTTTTCAGCAATCGGTTCCGCCGGTTCTTCCGGGAGTTCGGGCGCTTCTGCCGGTTCTTCCACAGCCTCTTCCGGTTCCGGAGCCGGAGCTTCCTTTACGGTCACCCGCACTTTGGCGTCCCGTCCGCCGAACAGGCCCAGGATCGAGCTCTTGGAAGATTCCAGTACTTCCACCTCTACTTCGTCCCGGCTCACGCCCAACTCTGCAAGGGCGGCCCTGACTGCGTCCTCAACGGTTTTGCCCGTTTTTTCTACAACGTCCATCTTCCTGCCTCCTTCACCGGATATGCCGGCGTTTTTTATTTGTTGTCTTTATCTTTGTTCCGGTCCATCAGGAACTGCTGACCGATCTGCATCAGGTTCATGACCACCCAGTACAGCACCAGCCCGGCCGGGAATTTCAGAGAAATATACCCGATGAAGAGGGGCATGAAGTACAG
This genomic interval from Acidaminococcus timonensis contains the following:
- the rsmG gene encoding 16S rRNA (guanine(527)-N(7))-methyltransferase RsmG → MSFRETLEQAAQAAGYSLTETQLDQFGTYADLLLETNKSLNLTAITDPDEVAVKHMVDSLLVYNKEKFHNHTIVDVGTGAGFPGLPLKIYDPGMRVTLIDSLQKRLNFLQQVVDTLGLGQVRCTHARAEDAGKDPALREKFDVAVARAVAALPVLAEYCLPLVRVGGVFYAMKGSKYREEVDAAHHAVEVLGGKITEVRPVQLPGLEDHRAIITIEKVRPTPKQYPRKAGVASKRPL
- the mnmG gene encoding tRNA uridine-5-carboxymethylaminomethyl(34) synthesis enzyme MnmG produces the protein MIVVDHYDVVVVGAGHAGCEAALAAARMGQKTLLATLSMDNIALMPCNPSVGGPAKGHLVREIDALGGQMGIAADEACIQMRMLNTGKGYAVQALRAQADKPLYHTIMKEIVENTDNLDVKQLMIDKLLIKNGAVQGVEAETGEVFQADCVILCTGTYLRGKILYGEVAYMSGPIGQRSAMKLTGSLQEAGLSLMRFKTGTPARVDARTLDYTRMEPQYGDERVRNFSFMSNITTRLQVPCYLTYTNPRTHKIIRDNLDRSCMYNGTIEGVGPRYCPSIESKIIRFADKNRHQLFLEPEGLRTNEVYVQGMSSSLPAEIQVAFMQTIPGLEHCKMMRAGYAIEYDCLDPLQLKANLEHKEISGLFSAGQANGTSGYEEAAAQGLMAGINAALKLQGKKPLILKRSDAYIGVLIDDLVTKGTSEPYRMMTSRAEYRLLLRQDNADLRLTQKGRDVGLVSDDRYEAFTKKRDIIQRTLFNLSKMNLAPNDENQQKIVAMGSTPLRSSINVLELLRRPEVTYEKLAEAFDLEKLPVDAAEQVDVQVKYQGYIEKQKQEVARALKLEDKLLPDDLDYTQLHELSSEAMEKLSKQRPVSIGQASRISGVSPADISVLMIYLEARRRKEEQA
- the mnmE gene encoding tRNA uridine-5-carboxymethylaminomethyl(34) synthesis GTPase MnmE: MDILEDTISAIATALGVGSIGVIRLSGPESLAITDRLFTGREKPGPDNARKLLYGHILDEKGQVVDEVLAVYMPGPHSYTGEDVCEIQCHGGRQALQEILSLTYRAGARPAEPGEFTKRAFLNGRLDLAEAESVMDIINARSKRALVAANRGHEGGLSRKVKDLRKKLRDLVVQLEAVIDYPEEDIEEVTYDRAIQVLTEGRDAVERLVRQGSTGRILREGLRTAIVGRPNVGKSSLLNSLLQADRAIVSNIPGTTRDVIEEQMTISGIPLVLTDTAGLRDTEDYVEKIGVERSRAALEDAQLALVVLDGSRPLGEEDRALLESLKNRPKLVLVNKADLPLAVDTKALEDACGKKNVIVLSVKTGEGMDQVAHWLQEFVYGEGSDSESSGMTQNARQQRLLETALRSVEDALKGARAHLPYDCLTIDLTEALHDLGEITGEDVPDEIIDEIFAQFCVGK
- the jag gene encoding RNA-binding cell elongation regulator Jag/EloR yields the protein MDVVEKTGKTVEDAVRAALAELGVSRDEVEVEVLESSKSSILGLFGGRDAKVRVTVKEAPAPEPEEAVEEPAEAPELPEEPAEPIAEKEPAEDREADLVATGAAAREFLEKIFGAMGMDLIIEKFINRREGEVVLKIHGEGIGVLIGKHGQTLDALQYLTNLAGNKGRKTWNRVILDAENYRERRRQTLERLAKNLADRVRRTHKKAMLEPMNPYERKIVHMSLQNDPAITTYSEGEEPYRKVVIDLK